One Synergistaceae bacterium DNA window includes the following coding sequences:
- a CDS encoding transposase: MRSLLGIWIAEHEGASFWAQVLTELNNRGVKDVFVFCVDGLTGFPDAIKGVFPKSDIQ; encoded by the coding sequence CTGCGCTCCTTGCTTGGGATATGGATAGCGGAACATGAAGGAGCGTCATTCTGGGCGCAGGTACTCACAGAATTGAACAACAGAGGAGTAAAAGACGTATTTGTGTTCTGCGTGGACGGCCTAACAGGATTTCCAGATGCGATAAAAGGGGTGTTCCCCAAATCGGACATTCAG